DNA sequence from the Vicia villosa cultivar HV-30 ecotype Madison, WI linkage group LG3, Vvil1.0, whole genome shotgun sequence genome:
AgtctgatacatttttttttaaataaagacgCATTATTAGAAGAGTGGCTACACTTTCTAGTTTCTATCAATTACTTTCAGCTCTATAAACACAGAGCAAATTCTAGTTGTAGATTCCATGTGGAACTATTTTTAAGGAAACTTTGATTTTGTTTTAACAGGATTACATATTGTTCATAGCACATTGCAAAATTATTTTTCTGGGTTTGTTTTTCAAGCTTTAACAATGGAGTTTGTTTTGCTCATACATATTATATGATTAGTATAACTGAACATCAACTGTGAAATGATCTAATGGTAAGTTGTTATTGCTTACAAACCCAATGACTTGGGTTTTCAAATCCTggttaaaacaaaatttttggaATGTTTTTTCAGAATTTTAATGACCTTGAAGATGAATGTGTGCCAAGTCACGTGTCACGTGTATGACCAAATACCATGTTAGGTCCACCCAAGCAAAAGTTGACGCCGTTTGAAAAAAATGGACGAAAAGGACAAACGtggtcattttttaacaattaaaggaccactttgacactttttaaagataagggactaGAATAGATCttggggtatagttaagggaccagaATGGTATTTTGCCTAAATTTTTTATTAACTCTTCTAACAATTTTGAAAGTTTAGTGGATTGAAGAGTTGTTGTCCCTTGTAATAGATTAGTTTGATCTAACTAAGTAAAcaatttgtgttttttttgtcttttatcTTCCTCCTACTTACTATGGATTTGCTATCATTGTTCTTTATCACTTGTGATCAAAATTTTAATGtgttcaaatattatttatactagtaggaaacccgtgctgtcgcacgggtctGGTCGGTATTTCACATTACACGTACTTAATTATGATTTGCAAAGTTCCTTTACATATATCAAACATGTAACTTGAACCAAAATGTAATCCAAACTCAGTAatgttaaatttaaaaatataatgtttAACAACGAAAAAGGTAATAATGCATCTTAACTTTTGGTTCttgaaataaaacaataaacatataGATGGTACAATTTTCAAATGCTATTTGCTTAAATGATAAAACCAGTCAGTATCAACGCCTGTATCATATACCTGCATCgtgaaatgcataaaataaattttgatttatcaaaactttgaaaaaaaataaataaaccaagtGTGTGACATTTAGTTAAAAAGATAGGTTTATCAAAATTACCTTCTAACAAAGTGATTGGAAAACTTCTTTGTATACAACATTTGTAGTGGTCGAGCACGGGACTTTCTCCTTGTCGTGTATTAAAATTTTAAGACCACTTTTGGTAGTAACTCTTGAAATTGCAACATACAATTGTCCATGACTGAAAACAGGAGAAGGCAAATATAACCCGACACTATCAAGTGATTGACCTTGTGGTTTATTAATTGTCATTGCGTAAGAGACAATTATCGGGAATTGTCTCCTAATCAACTTGAATGGCCACGGCGACTCAGAAGGTGACATAGACATTCGAGGAATGTAAAAAATGTTACCTATGTTCTTTCCAGACATGATTTTTGCCTCAATGACATGATTTGCTAATCTTGTAACAATTAATCTTGTTCCATTGCACAATCCGTCACTTTGGTCCAAATTTCTCATCAGCATAATAGGGGTACCAACTTTCAACTCGATCCTATGATTTGGTAGTCCTGATGTTCTTAGTTTGCTAAGAAATTCTGGAGTTAGAACTTCATAAGCTTCAGTATAACTCGTATCAGTTCTATCAATTGAGTCGTAACTAAGATactctttctcttctcctaaaaAGCAATCAAACAATAACAAATTAACATTAGGTAATTCAACATCAACGTTATTTTGTTGTATGTATGAATAAAAgaaagttaaatatttttttacctGGTATAAGATCCAATACATAATGATTGATTTTATCCACAACTTCAATGGTTGAGGCAAGAATCGCTTTTCCTTGTAGATATGCAACATCTTGGAATACATGAACCAAATTGGGATATGTGCTTTCAACAATAGCTTTGATAGGATCCTCAAAATTGGTAATTAATAGTTCTGGAGGAATCTCTATGTCAACCAATCCATCATTTGGTTCAGAAATCTTACCATCCCCAACATTTAAGATCCATTTTGAGAACTCTGCTATTTCGGTAGAACTTGTACCATCTCTTCCTTGCTGAAGTCTCATGTTTTTTGTTAGTGTTAGGACCTGACAATAGTCCCAAATATAAGAGGAGCATATTGATGCATGAACAATATCAGAACGTCCTGCTCTTGGAACAACTGGAAGAATCTGCCTGAAATCTCCTCCAAACAcaactactttgccaccaaagatTTTATTGCCAAGACCCTTTTTGCTCATGACATCTTTAAGTGTTTTATCCAATGCCTCAAAGCAATTTTTATGAGCCATCGGTGCTTCATCCCATATTATGACATCGGTTTCCTCAAATAACTGTGAATGTTCAGTGTTTTTGTCAACATTGCAAGTAGAGTTGTCAAGTGTTGGCACAGGTATTTTGAACTTCGAAT
Encoded proteins:
- the LOC131657696 gene encoding uncharacterized protein LOC131657696 translates to MARPMDSVKEINESKDLWKIAVNCKHIWSVTSSSNKEHIEMVLVDSKRDMIQAIVPTYLVSKFKSELSAACSYIMQNFKVSKNDFSFKSTNHSYKLVLCGSTSVKKTDLPGIPAYYLNLIGLDAIVKGRFQSNVLVGTLSNIDWKSVVQWTLWGQLAVQLYEYSKNYKEDSNIVIVLINARVKESQGISEVIHYVEQFSVNHNLLHKGYKCSSPNLLTKNKKGFFCKMSTESLSSAIDSSLFKQWLHNLQTENDMQLTDAELKNLTLIEIENMLQSNRRSLHEFKDMPYPDSYVTRHVGNRLIYDERDYNADTERENFNNLFRALTDEQRSIFHTIMKAVRKQKGGVFFLHGYGGTGKTFMWRTLSSALCSKKKIVLTVASSGIASLLLSGGRTAHSKFKIPVPTLDNSTCNVDKNTEHSQLFEETDVIIWDEAPMAHKNCFEALDKTLKDVMSKKGLGNKIFGGKVVVFGGDFRQILPVVPRAGRSDIVHASICSSYIWDYCQVLTLTKNMRLQQGRDGTSSTEIAEFSKWILNVGDGKISEPNDGLVDIEIPPELLITNFEDPIKAIVESTYPNLVHVFQDVAYLQGKAILASTIEVVDKINHYVLDLIPEEKEYLSYDSIDRTDTSYTEAYEVLTPEFLSKLRTSGLPNHRIELKVGTPIMLMRNLDQSDGLCNGTRLIVTRLANHVIEAKIMSGKNIGNIFYIPRMSMSPSESPWPFKLIRRQFPIIVSYAMTINKPQGQSLDSVGLYLPSPVFSHGQLYVAISRVTTKSGLKILIHDKEKVPCSTTTNVVYKEVFQSLC